A genome region from Bemisia tabaci chromosome 3, PGI_BMITA_v3 includes the following:
- the Polr3G gene encoding uncharacterized protein Polr3G has protein sequence MAGRGRGRAALSFAAEQIGIAPGEALPGPVLQPPPLFPGLEFHPAELDLKPEYSKRLRYKKDILKYFSRSEEGKEREPRLLNWDVYPSELKPHFKKPAVKKPVLKRKANLEWLDALEKSEESGKEEKAEEVTPEEGAKEEGGEEEGELGDEEEADEEMDDGTDYNENYFDNGEGYLDDEDDNLDDGPIY, from the coding sequence ATGGCTGGTCGTGGTCGCGGTAGAGCAGCCCTGTCATTTGCAGCAGAGCAAATAGGCATTGCGCCAGGCGAGGCGCTTCCTGGACCTGTTCTTCAGCCACCGCCACTGTTCCCTGGACTTGAATTTCACCCAGCAGAGCTAGATCTCAAACCAGAATACTCAAAACGGCTTCGGTACAAAAAGGACATCCTCAAGTACTTTTCCAGGTCAGAGGAAGGCAAGGAAAGAGAACCTCGGCTTCTTAACTGGGATGTCTACCCTAGTGAACTTAAGCCTCATTTCAAGAAGCCTGCAGTGAAGAAACCGGTTTTGAAACGGAAAGCAAATTTGGAATGGCTAGACGCATTAGAAAAGAGTGAGGAATCAGGGAAGGAAGAGAAAGCAGAAGAGGTCACTCCTGAAGAAGGGGCCAAAGAGGaaggaggggaggaggagggagagctAGGTGATGAAGAAGAGGCTGATGAAGAGATGGACGATGGAACTGATTACAATGAAAACTACTTCGATAACGGAGAAGGTTATCTCGATGATGAGGATGATAATTTGGATGATGGTCCAATTTATTAA